CGCAGGCCTGCGCATTGCCGGTTCTCGGCAATGTTGTCTAGGGTCAGCATGCCGGTCGGCCGCCAAGAAGCCGTCAGCGGCGCGTCAAGAACTCGGGGGCACCATGGCGGAGTTGGAGATTCCAGAGGAGTATCTGGCGGGTTACGCCCTGATACTGGCCGAGGTCGCGGCCACCGGTCGGCGTCTCACCCGGGAGGAACTCACCTCCCGCCGGACGCTCGGGGAACAGGCGGCTGACGCCGGCCACGGATTGCGGGCCCTGGTCAGCGCCCATCTGACCGCCGCACGCGCGGCCTGGCCGGCCGGCCCCGCGTCGGCCGACAGCGTCCTGGCCGCCGTACAGCAGGTGACAGACGCCTTCGCGGAGGGCTTCGAGCGGGCTCAGCGCCAGGCCGTACGGCAGGAGGAGGCCGCACGCCGCGAGTTCATCGACGACCTCCTCTACGGCCGCAGCGATCTCGGACGCCTCGCCGAACGTGCTGAACGCTTCGGTCTGCGTCTCTCGCACGCCCATGCCGTCGCCGTCGCCGAGGGCCCTACCGCCTACGAGGAGGGCGATCCCGTCCCCCGCCAGGTGGAACGCGCCCTCATCTCACGCTTCGGCGACCGCAGCATCCTGCTCACCACCAAGGACGGCCGGCTGCTGTGCATCGCCCCGGGCCCTCAGGACGAGGTCCTCGCCCACTTCGCGAAGCAGGCCCATGCGGCCACCGACGGCGGCCGGGTCGCCA
This is a stretch of genomic DNA from Streptomyces hawaiiensis. It encodes these proteins:
- a CDS encoding PucR family transcriptional regulator, which codes for MAELEIPEEYLAGYALILAEVAATGRRLTREELTSRRTLGEQAADAGHGLRALVSAHLTAARAAWPAGPASADSVLAAVQQVTDAFAEGFERAQRQAVRQEEAARREFIDDLLYGRSDLGRLAERAERFGLRLSHAHAVAVAEGPTAYEEGDPVPRQVERALISRFGDRSILLTTKDGRLLCIAPGPQDEVLAHFAKQAHAATDGGRVAIGRPQPGPGGVVHSYEEALNALELAERLELEDPVLRAADLLVYPVLTRDRQAMAELVLAALGPLTTARGGAQPLLDTLTAYFDSGCVAAEAARRLTLSVRALTYRLERIHKLTGANPADPAHRYMLQTAVIGARLLDWPAEEL